A single genomic interval of halophilic archaeon DL31 harbors:
- a CDS encoding hypothetical protein (KEGG: swi:Swit_4492 polysaccharide deacetylase), whose amino-acid sequence MEWFDDLVPQGTVYTTHRVADEQAEVVDSLAADHEIAAHVHPREFGHDNDDLAALPRDRQRELVVKTRAAVADAAGPDPADVTAFRAGRHNVGRGTLDVLADLGFELDASIHHRMTDALPVSLTERSAPSELDEGLVELPTTYGRPPLLSHSRLWTFPAGFVTATAHTLRTDRRGCTGLEALSWLLSTSPSTVSMYMHPYDATGYEALANDGDAFRKRLATVLDEYPGEYVTASDVRRSVS is encoded by the coding sequence ATGGAGTGGTTCGACGATCTCGTTCCCCAGGGCACCGTCTACACCACTCATCGCGTGGCCGACGAGCAAGCCGAGGTCGTAGATTCGCTCGCCGCCGACCACGAGATCGCCGCCCACGTCCACCCCCGCGAGTTCGGCCACGACAACGACGACCTGGCCGCACTCCCCCGCGACCGGCAGCGCGAACTCGTCGTCAAGACGCGAGCGGCGGTCGCGGACGCGGCCGGACCCGACCCGGCCGACGTCACCGCCTTCCGGGCCGGACGGCACAATGTCGGACGCGGGACGCTCGATGTGCTCGCCGACCTCGGCTTTGAACTCGACGCGTCGATCCACCACCGGATGACCGATGCTCTGCCGGTGTCGCTCACCGAGCGGTCCGCCCCCTCCGAACTCGACGAGGGGCTCGTTGAGCTGCCGACGACGTACGGTCGCCCCCCGTTGCTCTCACATTCCCGGCTGTGGACGTTCCCGGCGGGGTTCGTCACGGCGACAGCACACACTCTTCGCACCGACAGGCGCGGCTGTACGGGGTTGGAAGCCCTCTCGTGGCTGTTGTCTACTTCCCCGTCGACCGTCTCGATGTACATGCATCCCTACGACGCCACCGGGTACGAGGCTCTCGCGAACGACGGGGACGCGTTCCGGAAGCGCCTCGCGACGGTGCTCGACGAGTACCCGGGCGAGTACGTGACCGCGAGCGACGTCCGCCGGTCGGTCTCCTGA
- a CDS encoding sulfatase (PFAM: Sulfatase~KEGG: hla:Hlac_1066 sulfatase) — MFPGDGDRNRHAQELPGHPHVLVSTDVRRIRTVDRPACPNQQRVPVTRLRDARRQRQRTVTHPFRLGKGHDVYFDSEETVVQNEIGAFDADADSGSPASLLRHRFESLKSAVYERLDQGGALYRALETAYRQVERREPPHPTAEEIVDRTLAFVDKAPDDRPLFVWVHFMDTHSPYVPPSESRDAVGAPDVPTGELWRLNDRLHTDQESLDAEEVAVISDMYDASLRYMDDEIGRLIDGLERRGLWEDAHVAFTSDHGEEFREHGGLTHCVEPYEEGAHVPLLFKLGTETLEDTDGVVSTIDIGPTLLDAAFDDPDVPDRFHGTSLCPVLRGESAVPADRAVFVQNANRGGREVDLGTRITGCRTAEWKFITSRDERVTTKLFHLPSDPGERTNLADEKPERVAAFEEIIADHYDQPAYTNYDIEGAVDTGTVGDRLEALGYVDQ, encoded by the coding sequence ATGTTCCCGGGCGATGGTGACCGGAACCGGCACGCGCAAGAGCTTCCCGGACATCCTCACGTCCTCGTATCCACTGATGTACGGCGGATACGCACAGTTGACCGACCAGCGTGTCCCAACCAGCAGCGTGTTCCAGTCACGCGGCTACGCGACGCTCGGCGTCAACGCCAACGCACAGTTACACACCCGTTTCGGTTGGGGAAAGGGCACGACGTGTACTTCGACAGCGAGGAGACGGTGGTGCAAAACGAAATCGGGGCGTTCGACGCCGACGCGGACAGTGGTTCGCCCGCGTCGCTGCTCCGTCATCGATTCGAGTCGCTGAAATCCGCCGTCTACGAGCGCCTCGATCAGGGCGGGGCGCTCTACCGCGCCCTCGAAACCGCGTACCGGCAGGTTGAGCGCCGCGAGCCGCCACACCCGACTGCCGAGGAGATAGTGGATCGGACGCTCGCGTTCGTCGACAAGGCACCGGACGACCGGCCGCTGTTCGTGTGGGTCCACTTCATGGACACACACTCCCCCTACGTGCCGCCGTCGGAGTCCCGCGACGCCGTCGGCGCGCCGGACGTTCCGACCGGTGAACTCTGGCGGTTGAACGATCGCCTCCACACCGACCAAGAGAGCCTCGACGCCGAGGAAGTCGCCGTCATCTCGGACATGTATGACGCCTCTCTCAGGTACATGGACGACGAGATCGGTCGACTGATCGACGGGCTCGAACGCAGGGGGCTGTGGGAGGATGCACACGTCGCCTTCACGTCCGACCACGGCGAGGAGTTCCGCGAACACGGCGGGCTCACGCACTGCGTCGAACCATACGAGGAGGGAGCCCACGTCCCGCTGTTGTTCAAACTTGGGACCGAGACGCTGGAAGACACGGACGGCGTCGTCTCGACGATCGACATCGGACCGACGCTGCTTGACGCCGCCTTCGACGATCCTGACGTACCGGATCGGTTCCACGGGACGTCGCTGTGTCCGGTACTGCGCGGCGAGAGCGCCGTCCCCGCGGACCGGGCAGTCTTCGTCCAGAACGCGAACCGGGGCGGGCGAGAGGTCGACCTCGGTACGCGGATCACCGGCTGTCGCACCGCCGAGTGGAAGTTCATCACGTCCCGGGACGAGCGCGTGACGACGAAGCTCTTTCACCTCCCCTCCGATCCCGGCGAACGGACGAACCTCGCCGACGAGAAGCCGGAGCGGGTCGCCGCCTTCGAGGAGATCATCGCCGACCACTACGACCAGCCGGCCTACACGAACTACGACATCGAAGGGGCGGTCGATACGGGGACCGTCGGCGACCGTCTCGAAGCGCTCGGCTACGTCGACCAGTGA
- a CDS encoding transposase (KEGG: hma:pNG5042 transposase) → MPENASLSGNIDQIDLDFVEREATPQLLMKLSIQLHLAGLSLSNTVSVLDIFGVKRARSTVHNWVHKADLQLEDGRSPDHIAVDETVIQLNDEQYWLYAAVDPETNELLHTKLRPTTTKVLAHSFLTELTEKHDVSDAVFLVDGSHSLQAACHRQGFDFRYEKHGNRNAVERVFREIKRRTVTFSNCFSNVEAETADDWLRSFSFAWNQLI, encoded by the coding sequence ATGCCCGAAAACGCTAGCCTCAGCGGTAATATCGACCAGATTGACTTAGATTTTGTGGAGCGAGAAGCGACACCGCAACTACTGATGAAGTTGAGTATTCAGCTGCATCTGGCGGGACTATCGCTTTCGAATACTGTGTCTGTTCTTGATATATTCGGTGTCAAGCGTGCGCGTTCGACCGTTCATAATTGGGTTCACAAGGCTGATTTACAGCTCGAAGATGGGCGATCACCGGATCACATTGCGGTCGACGAAACGGTGATCCAACTCAATGATGAGCAGTACTGGCTGTACGCTGCTGTCGATCCAGAAACAAACGAACTACTGCATACAAAGCTTAGACCGACGACTACGAAGGTCCTTGCACATTCATTTCTTACCGAACTTACTGAGAAACACGACGTCAGCGACGCCGTGTTTCTCGTCGATGGCTCGCATTCGTTACAAGCTGCATGTCACCGACAGGGATTCGATTTTAGATACGAAAAACATGGAAATCGGAACGCTGTCGAACGTGTATTTAGAGAGATAAAACGCCGAACTGTCACGTTCTCAAACTGTTTCAGCAACGTCGAAGCCGAAACAGCCGACGATTGGCTCAGATCATTCAGCTTCGCATGGAATCAGCTTATCTGA
- a CDS encoding polysaccharide biosynthesis protein (PFAM: Polysaccharide biosynthesis protein~KEGG: hla:Hlac_1069 polysaccharide biosynthesis protein), with protein MTDTDQAIRDVIKGAGVVYIGLFLELLIAFAAQVLAAQYLSVSGFGGLTTGTALLDIGSIVAGFGLAGGLTRYLPRIENEQKRSLVTTAVGITLANSILIGGLVALGAPMIATEVFGDPSVTVSIRIFGAAIPFSALLNVATGGIRGEKESLYQVYVKNLTQPLVRFFLVVVAVVLGLDQAGIAGAYALPYVVTSTLALVLLYRSLPQTPLRIESELTERVARYSIPLTASGVAGFVYRSVDIFLILYFLDSSAVGVYGVAYAAVGFMRMLSTAVNFLGAPVASELEHGKGVEDVMRVFRPVARWLVIGSACAFVPLGVFSTEFVSLIYGSEYAAGGIALTVLALGYGVQNVLSVNGPILQSLGRSRLLAFNSVLAAVVNLGLNILLIPMFGIVGAAVATGVSFVLRDGLAAIEIRYLLETTPIRGNVFGPALVALSVLGVFTITVAPVIPTTVLWLLSVSGAVCLLYVVSVLVLFGISQTEVMVLRSAKEQYGLPMPDPLIEFLHRR; from the coding sequence ATGACGGATACCGATCAAGCCATACGGGACGTCATCAAGGGTGCAGGAGTTGTCTACATCGGACTCTTTCTCGAACTCCTCATCGCGTTCGCCGCACAAGTGCTTGCGGCACAGTACCTTTCCGTCAGCGGCTTCGGTGGCCTGACGACCGGGACGGCCCTCCTCGATATCGGCTCTATCGTCGCGGGCTTCGGGCTGGCAGGTGGGCTGACTCGCTACCTTCCCCGGATAGAAAACGAGCAGAAACGCTCACTCGTGACGACCGCCGTCGGGATCACCCTCGCGAACTCTATCCTCATCGGGGGGCTCGTGGCGCTCGGGGCGCCCATGATCGCCACAGAAGTGTTCGGAGACCCCTCGGTGACAGTCAGTATCCGCATCTTCGGAGCCGCGATCCCCTTTTCGGCCCTCCTCAACGTCGCTACCGGCGGCATCCGAGGCGAGAAGGAGTCGCTGTATCAGGTGTACGTAAAGAACCTCACGCAGCCGCTCGTTCGGTTCTTCCTCGTCGTCGTGGCCGTCGTCCTGGGGCTCGATCAGGCCGGGATCGCCGGCGCCTACGCACTCCCATATGTAGTGACGAGCACACTCGCACTCGTCCTCCTCTACAGGAGTCTCCCACAGACCCCTTTACGGATCGAATCCGAGCTCACGGAACGTGTGGCCCGGTACTCGATCCCTCTCACGGCCTCCGGTGTGGCCGGGTTCGTCTATCGGAGTGTGGACATATTCCTCATCCTTTACTTCCTCGATAGCTCGGCGGTCGGCGTCTACGGCGTTGCGTACGCCGCCGTCGGGTTCATGCGGATGTTATCAACGGCCGTCAACTTCCTCGGGGCACCGGTCGCAAGCGAACTCGAACACGGGAAGGGAGTAGAGGATGTGATGCGTGTGTTTCGCCCGGTTGCTCGCTGGCTCGTCATCGGGAGCGCCTGTGCGTTCGTCCCGCTGGGTGTGTTTTCGACCGAATTCGTCAGTCTGATCTATGGATCGGAGTACGCCGCCGGAGGGATCGCGCTCACGGTGTTGGCACTTGGTTATGGGGTGCAGAACGTACTCAGCGTGAACGGTCCGATCCTTCAGTCGTTAGGGCGATCACGCCTCCTCGCGTTCAACAGCGTTCTCGCCGCCGTCGTAAACCTCGGACTCAACATTTTGCTGATTCCGATGTTCGGTATCGTCGGCGCCGCAGTGGCGACCGGCGTCTCGTTTGTGCTCCGTGATGGGCTGGCGGCGATCGAAATCCGATACCTTCTCGAGACGACGCCAATTCGTGGGAACGTGTTCGGTCCTGCACTGGTTGCACTCTCCGTCCTCGGCGTGTTCACGATCACTGTCGCACCCGTGATTCCGACGACGGTCCTCTGGCTCCTCAGTGTCTCCGGGGCCGTGTGTCTACTGTACGTCGTCTCGGTGTTGGTGCTGTTCGGAATTTCGCAGACGGAGGTTATGGTTCTCCGTTCTGCAAAAGAACAGTACGGCCTCCCGATGCCCGACCCACTAATCGAGTTTCTCCATCGGCGCTGA
- a CDS encoding glycosyl transferase group 1 (PFAM: Glycosyl transferase, group 1~KEGG: tpe:Tpen_1746 glycosyl transferase, group 1), producing the protein MNVLYLTEEPISFSGTMVRGGQIHVRNVVEGLRERGHGVHLVDWNDTAEKAHHHSVPPMIRYGVDPLRTAIRSVAVGRETGSDIVVSKTRKTYLPGLVAARALGVPHVVHVGSSPKSTDGGVIGTIDTLSIRSRLRAPHDGYFVVCEALRNELTEISIDPEQIHDVKNAVDTDRFHPDRIPTSLGAKYINRIESFADGRFLLGFVGGLHPYKGLDDLADAMDRVDANCGVVIAGDGPDRERLERRFGEDGLFLGPVPYEQVPALYHHFDAFVLPSHTEGLPRVVLEAQATGIPVIATSVGGVPEVVENRMTGLLCDPRSPESLSAAINVLIDDPSIRTDLARVGRDRVAESYSWSQMYGRYEQYLRRIRSASI; encoded by the coding sequence ATGAACGTCCTCTATCTCACCGAAGAGCCGATCTCGTTTTCCGGGACGATGGTGAGAGGTGGACAGATCCACGTCCGGAACGTCGTGGAAGGTCTCCGGGAGCGCGGTCACGGCGTTCACCTCGTTGACTGGAACGACACCGCAGAGAAGGCGCATCACCACTCTGTGCCGCCGATGATCAGGTACGGGGTGGACCCGTTGCGGACCGCTATTCGATCTGTGGCCGTCGGTCGAGAGACGGGGTCGGATATCGTGGTCTCGAAGACCCGCAAGACGTACCTCCCCGGTTTAGTGGCGGCACGGGCGCTCGGTGTTCCACACGTGGTTCACGTCGGATCGTCTCCAAAAAGTACTGACGGTGGGGTAATAGGCACGATCGATACTCTCTCCATTCGGTCACGCCTCCGCGCGCCCCATGATGGATATTTCGTGGTCTGTGAAGCACTTCGAAACGAACTTACCGAAATCAGTATTGACCCGGAACAGATTCACGATGTAAAAAACGCCGTGGACACGGATCGATTCCACCCGGATAGGATTCCGACGTCGCTCGGTGCGAAGTACATAAATCGCATCGAATCATTCGCTGATGGACGTTTCCTCCTCGGGTTCGTCGGCGGTCTCCACCCGTACAAAGGGCTTGACGATCTTGCCGACGCTATGGATCGTGTGGATGCGAACTGTGGGGTTGTCATCGCAGGCGACGGCCCAGATCGTGAACGACTCGAACGTCGGTTCGGAGAGGACGGACTGTTTCTCGGTCCTGTTCCGTACGAGCAGGTTCCCGCGCTATACCACCACTTCGACGCGTTCGTTCTCCCCTCGCATACGGAAGGGCTTCCTCGGGTTGTGCTTGAGGCACAGGCGACCGGTATCCCTGTGATTGCTACATCCGTCGGGGGCGTGCCGGAAGTTGTCGAGAATCGGATGACTGGACTCCTTTGTGATCCACGGTCACCAGAGTCGCTCTCGGCGGCGATCAACGTCCTGATCGACGATCCCTCTATACGAACCGATCTCGCAAGAGTGGGACGCGATCGAGTGGCTGAGTCATACTCGTGGTCACAGATGTACGGACGATACGAGCAGTACCTGCGTCGTATCCGCTCGGCCTCGATATGA
- a CDS encoding Glucosamine--fructose-6-phosphate aminotransferase (isomerizing) (PFAM: Glutamine amidotransferase, class-II; Sugar isomerase (SIS)~TIGRFAM: Glucosamine-fructose-6-phosphate aminotransferase, isomerising~HAMAP: Glucosamine--fructose-6-phosphate aminotransferase [isomerizing]~KEGG: nph:NP4654A glucosamine--fructose-6-phosphate aminotransferase) — protein MCGIIGYFGEEQALPILTEGLSNLEYRGYDSAGIALQQSDGLDVYKRAGELSALRAVLPESSPATGGIGHTRWSTHGKPTDANAHPHTDESGDVAVVHNGIIENYDALKSELTERGHTFTSETDTEVVPHLVEERVSAGDSLVEAVQHVAGRLSGSFAICVVADGHDGVVAAREDSPLVVGPAENGTFLASDVTAFLEHTRKVSYVQDGDVVHVTDDGATTYVEGDVADREVEEIEWEAEAAEKGGYDHYMLKEIHEQPQALRQALSGRVDEMKGEVDLEVDLPTEYLQSVEEIQFVAAGTSYHAGLYAAQLFEEYGDVRTSVEIASEYEFGGGRDPWRTLVVAVTQSGETADTLSALRKAKRAGARTLAVTNTLGSTVTREADDAVFIRAGPEIGVAATKTFCSQVATMALVAVHVGRRRGEISSSEARSLLADVRGLPGAVQQALDAEADVREAAEAYADGDAFFFIGRRLGAPVALEGALKLKEISYDHAEGFPAGELKHGPLALVTSNTPVLAVLTEGSNAKETLNNVKEVESRGAPVLGCVSGAVGDAEKFVDEVFPVPELGEMEPLVANVYFQLFSYYVADSKGRSIDKPRNLAKSVTVE, from the coding sequence ATGTGTGGCATCATCGGCTACTTCGGTGAAGAACAGGCCCTCCCGATACTGACGGAGGGGCTCTCGAACTTGGAGTACCGCGGCTACGACTCCGCAGGTATCGCCCTTCAGCAGAGCGACGGGCTTGACGTGTACAAACGGGCGGGCGAGCTCTCGGCGCTACGAGCGGTGCTACCGGAAAGTTCCCCGGCAACCGGTGGGATCGGCCACACTCGCTGGTCCACCCACGGGAAGCCGACTGACGCGAACGCACACCCCCACACCGACGAATCAGGTGATGTGGCGGTCGTTCACAACGGGATCATCGAGAACTACGACGCACTGAAGTCCGAACTCACGGAGCGAGGGCACACCTTCACCAGCGAGACGGACACGGAGGTCGTTCCACATCTTGTCGAGGAGCGGGTATCGGCGGGCGACTCGCTGGTTGAGGCGGTACAGCACGTCGCCGGCCGCCTCTCGGGGAGTTTTGCGATCTGTGTGGTAGCCGATGGACACGATGGCGTCGTCGCCGCGCGCGAGGACAGCCCGCTTGTCGTCGGCCCTGCCGAGAACGGTACATTCCTCGCCAGCGACGTGACGGCCTTTCTCGAACACACTCGCAAAGTGAGCTACGTACAGGACGGCGACGTAGTCCATGTGACTGACGACGGGGCGACGACGTATGTGGAGGGCGACGTCGCCGACCGCGAAGTCGAGGAAATCGAGTGGGAGGCCGAGGCTGCCGAGAAGGGTGGCTATGACCACTACATGTTGAAGGAGATCCACGAGCAGCCGCAGGCGCTCAGGCAGGCGCTCTCGGGCCGGGTCGACGAGATGAAGGGGGAGGTGGACCTCGAAGTCGACCTCCCGACGGAGTATCTCCAGTCGGTTGAGGAGATCCAGTTCGTCGCTGCCGGCACGTCTTACCACGCTGGCCTGTACGCCGCACAGTTGTTCGAGGAGTACGGCGACGTACGCACGTCGGTCGAGATCGCCTCGGAGTACGAGTTCGGCGGCGGTCGCGACCCGTGGCGGACGCTCGTCGTCGCCGTCACACAGAGCGGCGAGACTGCAGACACGCTCTCAGCGCTCCGGAAGGCCAAGCGCGCCGGTGCGCGTACGCTCGCGGTCACGAACACGCTCGGGAGCACAGTCACCCGCGAGGCCGACGACGCGGTGTTCATCCGTGCCGGCCCGGAGATCGGCGTTGCCGCCACCAAGACGTTCTGCTCGCAGGTGGCGACGATGGCGCTGGTGGCTGTCCACGTCGGCCGCCGCCGGGGCGAGATCTCGTCGTCGGAAGCGCGGAGTTTGTTAGCAGATGTTCGCGGGCTTCCGGGCGCGGTGCAGCAGGCACTTGATGCGGAAGCAGACGTACGTGAGGCCGCCGAGGCGTACGCCGACGGAGACGCCTTCTTCTTCATCGGGCGCCGATTGGGGGCGCCGGTCGCGCTCGAGGGCGCGCTGAAGCTCAAGGAGATCAGCTACGACCACGCCGAGGGGTTCCCCGCAGGCGAACTGAAACACGGCCCGTTGGCGCTGGTGACCTCGAACACGCCGGTGTTGGCGGTGCTGACTGAGGGGTCGAACGCCAAGGAGACGCTGAACAACGTGAAGGAGGTCGAGTCGCGGGGTGCGCCCGTGTTGGGGTGTGTGTCTGGTGCTGTGGGGGATGCCGAGAAGTTTGTCGACGAGGTGTTCCCGGTGCCGGAGCTGGGAGAGATGGAGCCGCTGGTGGCTAATGTGTATTTCCAGTTGTTCAGTTACTACGTGGCTGATTCGAAGGGGCGGTCTATTGACAAACCGCGGAACTTGGCGAAGAGTGTTACTGTGGAGTAG
- a CDS encoding Glucosamine-1-phosphate N-acetyltransferase (KEGG: hla:Hlac_1080 nucleotidyl transferase~PFAM: Nucleotidyl transferase; Bacterial transferase hexapeptide repeat) yields the protein MKAVILAAGEGRRLRPLTRTRPKPMLPIANRPLLEHVLEACCEAGVEEFVFVVGYNRERIQNHFGDGDEWDVDIEYATQHKQLGTGHAILQAEPYVNGEFVALNGDRIVEPSAISAVVDGQRERGGPVMAITRVERPEDYGVVETDGQEVVSITEKPPAWTVTTEFINAGVYGFDQSVFDLLRSVESDGELAITAAIQQAGTLRAATFDGLWLDVSNLWDLLSVNARSLDGFAGTTTESADVHEEATIVDPVALGSDVRVRPGARVLPGTSLGDNVEIGSNAVVSNAVVLADATIGDGAVVRDCIVGENTVIGANTTVAGGDAEMVVDGTFHEGVRLGGVVGDNASVGGGATIAPGTVLGNDTIVESGTAVDGRIDDGTEVRRG from the coding sequence ATGAAGGCAGTCATCCTCGCGGCGGGCGAAGGGAGGCGGCTCCGGCCGTTGACCCGAACCCGGCCGAAACCGATGCTACCGATCGCGAACCGACCGCTACTCGAACACGTACTCGAAGCGTGCTGCGAGGCGGGAGTCGAGGAGTTCGTGTTCGTGGTGGGGTACAACCGCGAGCGGATCCAGAATCACTTCGGCGACGGCGACGAGTGGGACGTCGATATCGAGTACGCAACCCAGCACAAACAGCTCGGCACCGGCCACGCGATCCTGCAGGCTGAACCGTACGTCAATGGGGAGTTCGTCGCGCTCAACGGCGACCGAATCGTCGAACCAAGCGCAATCTCCGCCGTTGTCGACGGACAACGCGAACGTGGTGGCCCCGTCATGGCGATCACGCGGGTCGAGCGACCGGAGGACTACGGGGTCGTCGAAACCGATGGTCAGGAAGTCGTCTCAATCACCGAGAAGCCGCCGGCCTGGACCGTTACGACCGAGTTCATCAACGCCGGAGTGTATGGCTTCGACCAATCGGTGTTCGACCTGCTCCGGTCGGTCGAGTCCGACGGCGAACTCGCAATCACCGCCGCAATCCAGCAAGCTGGAACGCTCCGTGCGGCCACGTTCGACGGACTCTGGCTCGACGTGTCCAACCTTTGGGACCTCCTCTCGGTCAATGCCCGGTCGCTCGACGGGTTTGCGGGGACGACGACCGAAAGCGCGGACGTTCACGAGGAGGCGACGATCGTCGATCCTGTGGCACTGGGGTCCGACGTTCGTGTTCGTCCCGGTGCGCGAGTGCTCCCGGGCACATCGCTCGGGGACAACGTCGAGATAGGCTCGAACGCCGTCGTCTCGAACGCGGTCGTGCTGGCCGACGCAACGATCGGCGACGGGGCAGTCGTTCGGGACTGCATCGTCGGTGAGAACACAGTTATCGGAGCCAACACGACCGTCGCAGGCGGTGACGCCGAGATGGTCGTCGACGGAACGTTCCACGAAGGCGTCCGACTGGGCGGCGTCGTCGGCGACAACGCGAGCGTCGGGGGTGGAGCGACGATCGCCCCCGGAACGGTGTTAGGCAACGACACGATCGTTGAGAGCGGCACGGCAGTCGACGGGCGAATCGATGACGGAACGGAGGTGCGGAGGGGATAA
- a CDS encoding UDP-glucose 4-epimerase (KEGG: htu:Htur_1229 NAD-dependent epimerase/dehydratase~PFAM: NAD-dependent epimerase/dehydratase) yields the protein MTKTRTIGLTGAAGYIGSRVMVNLLDAGHDVVAIDDFSAAQINAVPGGKIVDGDVRDAAVLERQFRDVDVLLHLAAESGVQSCDSDPDRAFDVNVRATETVAWFCRQHEIPLVFPCSMAIIGEPVELPITADHPRAPVNMYGLSKKMSEEDIHDLAPGAFPAHVYMKSNLYGNHEVGGRSIGKRTVINVFVEKALNDEILTVHEPGTQARDFIHVKDVARAYERSLDVIADDDDGATTIPIASGEDMSVLGLASLVQRVCGEERGYEPEVELVANPRGEEAAGSDFSVDTSRAAEMIGFEAEHTVEETVRRLLSEKD from the coding sequence ATGACTAAAACACGAACGATCGGCCTGACGGGCGCCGCCGGCTACATCGGCTCGCGCGTGATGGTCAATCTACTGGATGCCGGCCACGACGTGGTAGCGATCGACGACTTCTCCGCGGCGCAGATCAACGCCGTCCCGGGCGGCAAAATTGTCGACGGGGACGTGCGCGACGCTGCTGTCCTCGAACGACAGTTCCGTGACGTGGACGTGCTACTGCACCTCGCCGCCGAGAGTGGTGTGCAGTCGTGCGATTCGGACCCCGACCGTGCGTTTGACGTGAACGTTCGAGCTACCGAGACGGTCGCGTGGTTCTGCCGACAGCACGAGATCCCACTTGTCTTCCCGTGTTCGATGGCCATTATCGGCGAGCCGGTCGAGCTACCGATCACGGCCGATCACCCGCGGGCGCCGGTGAACATGTACGGCCTCTCGAAGAAGATGAGCGAGGAGGACATCCACGACCTCGCGCCGGGCGCGTTCCCGGCGCACGTGTACATGAAGTCGAACCTCTACGGGAACCACGAGGTCGGTGGACGGTCGATCGGCAAGCGGACAGTTATCAACGTCTTTGTCGAGAAGGCGCTCAACGACGAGATACTGACTGTTCACGAACCGGGAACGCAAGCGCGTGACTTCATCCACGTGAAAGATGTGGCTCGCGCGTATGAACGATCCCTTGACGTCATCGCTGATGACGACGACGGTGCGACGACGATCCCGATCGCCAGCGGGGAGGACATGAGCGTCCTCGGCCTCGCGTCACTCGTCCAGCGAGTCTGTGGCGAGGAACGTGGCTACGAGCCGGAAGTCGAGCTCGTAGCGAACCCACGGGGTGAGGAGGCAGCCGGTTCGGACTTCAGCGTCGACACCTCCCGAGCGGCAGAGATGATCGGGTTTGAGGCAGAACACACCGTCGAGGAGACAGTCCGCCGTCTGCTTTCGGAGAAAGATTGA
- a CDS encoding UDP-glucose 4-epimerase (manually curated~KEGG: hma:rrnAC3245 UDP-glucose 4-epimerase~PFAM: NAD-dependent epimerase/dehydratase), whose translation MKLLVTGGAGYIGSALIPRLVDAGHDVRVLDEFSLSTPRNLVGSDIRSYEFFRGDVRDTDDAARAVDGVDAVIHLAGITGAATSHEIEEEVRSVNAGGTETIVDAAEEAGVDRIVLASSCNVYGATYEEELTEESTTAPGNPYAESKLTAEEIVKDSSLDAVSIRMATNFGYSPGVRFNLVVNTFVFRALTGEPLTVYGDGTNWRPYLHVRDSARAFEAALDWEPNVYNVGVGNYRIEEVADSVATEVGNDVNVTYMEERDPGPSYHVQFDRMDEAGFEPNYTLEAGIRDLAERFTND comes from the coding sequence ATTAAGCTACTCGTCACGGGCGGTGCCGGCTACATCGGGAGCGCGCTCATCCCGCGGTTGGTCGACGCCGGACACGACGTTCGCGTGCTCGACGAGTTCAGCCTCTCCACGCCGCGGAACCTCGTCGGATCGGATATCCGGAGTTACGAGTTTTTCCGTGGCGACGTGCGGGATACCGATGACGCCGCTCGTGCCGTCGACGGTGTCGACGCAGTGATCCACCTCGCGGGGATCACGGGTGCGGCAACGTCTCACGAGATCGAGGAGGAGGTCCGGTCGGTCAACGCCGGTGGGACCGAGACGATCGTTGACGCCGCCGAGGAGGCGGGGGTCGACCGGATCGTTCTCGCGAGTTCGTGTAACGTCTATGGGGCGACGTACGAGGAGGAACTCACCGAGGAGTCGACGACTGCGCCGGGCAATCCGTACGCGGAATCGAAGCTAACCGCCGAAGAGATTGTCAAGGACTCGTCGCTGGACGCGGTCTCGATTCGGATGGCGACGAACTTCGGTTACAGTCCAGGTGTGCGGTTCAACCTCGTCGTCAACACGTTCGTGTTCCGCGCCTTGACCGGAGAGCCGCTCACCGTCTACGGCGATGGCACGAACTGGCGTCCGTATCTCCACGTTCGAGACTCCGCCCGTGCGTTCGAAGCGGCGCTCGACTGGGAGCCCAACGTCTACAACGTCGGTGTCGGCAACTATCGAATCGAGGAAGTCGCTGATTCGGTCGCCACGGAGGTCGGTAACGATGTGAACGTCACATACATGGAAGAGCGCGATCCCGGCCCGTCCTACCACGTGCAGTTCGATCGGATGGACGAGGCAGGGTTCGAACCGAACTACACCCTCGAAGCGGGAATCCGCGACCTTGCAGAACGGTTCACCAATGACTAA